Proteins from a genomic interval of Yarrowia lipolytica chromosome 1E, complete sequence:
- a CDS encoding uncharacterized protein (Compare to YALI0E23320g, no similarity possibly noncoding) yields MTDRQTQTQTQTQTQTHRPPANKITLTVCFGSVSVQFRSLFLSLYIPRLEATLTTGAPTPSLQQKFCQLRGSRIDSNGSIRPVFFTLLQSHPDSPAQPPPDVHFLLHDEQPCHAAWRKRTVNSICKET; encoded by the exons atgACCGaccgacagacacagac acagacacagacacagacacaaacacatcgTCCCCCCGCAAACAAGATTACTCTCACCGTCTGTTTTGGGTCAGTTTCGGTTCAGTTTCGGTCTTTGTTTCTATCCCTTTACATTCCGAGGTTAGAGGCTACTCTTACTACAGGAGCACCGACTCCTTCATTACAGCAAAAGTTTTGTCAACTCAGAGGGTCTAGGATCGACTCAAACGGATCCATTCGGCCCGTCTTTTTCACGTTACTGCAGTCCCACCCAGACTCACCTGCCCAACCACCTCCTGACGTCCACTTCCTGCTCCATGACGAACAACCTTGTCATGCAGCCTGGAGAAAAAGAACTGTTAATTCTATTTGTAAGGAGACGTGA